Proteins found in one Bremerella volcania genomic segment:
- the tpiA gene encoding triose-phosphate isomerase, producing MRRPFIAGNWKMNTTKADGIALVQGVAEGNTAGEAVEVAVCAPSVYLDAIATAAGGKVGVGAQNCYHEASGAFTGEISAAMAKDVGCQYVILGHSERRHIFGESNADVCKKVHAVLAAGLTPIVCVGELLEERESGKTSDVVAEQMYGSLAGVTAEQMASVVIAYEPVWAIGTGKVATPEQAEEVHAGIRALMTAKYGESVSESVRIQYGGSVKPDNAAELLSQPNIDGALVGGASLKADSFLGIIAGAQG from the coding sequence GTGAGACGTCCTTTCATTGCAGGTAACTGGAAAATGAACACCACCAAGGCCGACGGGATTGCTTTGGTGCAAGGCGTTGCCGAAGGCAATACGGCCGGCGAAGCGGTCGAAGTTGCCGTTTGTGCTCCTAGCGTTTACCTCGACGCCATTGCCACCGCGGCTGGCGGCAAAGTGGGCGTCGGCGCTCAGAACTGCTACCACGAAGCCTCCGGAGCTTTCACCGGCGAAATCTCGGCCGCCATGGCCAAGGACGTTGGTTGCCAATACGTGATCCTCGGTCATAGCGAACGCCGCCACATTTTCGGTGAATCCAACGCCGACGTCTGCAAGAAAGTACACGCCGTTCTGGCGGCCGGCCTGACGCCGATCGTCTGCGTGGGCGAACTGCTGGAAGAACGTGAATCAGGCAAGACCTCCGACGTGGTCGCCGAGCAGATGTACGGCAGCCTCGCTGGCGTGACCGCTGAACAGATGGCTTCGGTCGTCATCGCTTACGAACCCGTTTGGGCAATCGGCACCGGCAAGGTCGCCACGCCTGAGCAAGCCGAAGAAGTGCACGCCGGCATTCGTGCCTTGATGACCGCCAAGTATGGCGAGAGCGTCAGCGAGTCGGTCCGCATTCAGTACGGCGGAAGCGTGAAGCCGGACAACGCCGCGGAACTGCTTTCGCAGCCGAACATCGACGGTGCCCTGGTCGGCGGTGCTTCGCTCAAAGCCGATAGCTTCCTTGGCATTATCGCCGGTGCCCAAGGCTGA
- the secG gene encoding preprotein translocase subunit SecG — protein MTSPILFGFLQYIFGPLLLVTSVFLILVVLVQRGRGGGLTGALGGAGGQSAFGAKAGDVFTKITVVVAVFWILLCIFATMGLQDQGASKLTGGGGSAAPAATGLPGDTTPGAGGPALTLPSDEEKAAPAAGDTPAADAPAADLEPPAEGGAAAPAADAAPAAGDASSTEEKPAE, from the coding sequence ATGACCAGTCCCATCCTTTTCGGATTCCTGCAGTACATTTTCGGCCCTCTGCTCTTGGTGACATCTGTCTTCCTGATCCTGGTCGTGCTCGTGCAGCGCGGTCGTGGTGGCGGCCTGACCGGTGCCCTGGGTGGTGCCGGCGGCCAGAGTGCATTTGGCGCGAAAGCAGGCGACGTGTTCACCAAGATCACGGTCGTCGTCGCGGTGTTCTGGATTTTGCTGTGCATCTTCGCCACGATGGGTCTGCAAGACCAAGGAGCAAGCAAGCTGACTGGTGGCGGAGGTAGCGCTGCCCCAGCGGCAACCGGCCTGCCGGGCGATACGACGCCGGGTGCTGGCGGTCCTGCATTGACGCTGCCATCGGACGAAGAAAAAGCCGCCCCCGCTGCCGGAGATACCCCAGCTGCAGATGCTCCGGCTGCCGACCTGGAACCGCCTGCGGAAGGTGGTGCCGCGGCACCCGCCGCTGATGCCGCCCCGGCCGCAGGAGATGCCTCGTCGACCGAAGAGAAGCCCGCCGAGTAA
- a CDS encoding YicC/YloC family endoribonuclease — MLLSMTGYGDAHLHAEGVSVSVEVRSVNNRYFKLAVRGNELFSGLESQIEGVTRKYINRGTITINLRIKQDVTADKYRIDTAVLESYMQQIHQLGAKVGLSETPHIDSVLQLPGVVQENTDTDDEQFNAWPVIEKTLKAALEKFDTMRRAEGENTTKDLRENLAMIASHLETIEAKSPRVVDGYRDRMTERVNKVLEEFDVTVDPATLLREVAIFTDRVNISEEIVRLKSHLGQFEKFLTQEESAGRKLDFLTQEIFRETNTIGSKANDAEIARGVVEMKTAIEKIREQIQNIE; from the coding sequence ATGCTGCTGAGCATGACCGGATATGGCGATGCCCACCTGCACGCGGAAGGCGTTTCCGTTTCGGTTGAAGTGCGCTCGGTGAACAATCGCTACTTCAAGCTGGCCGTGCGTGGCAACGAATTGTTCAGCGGACTGGAATCGCAGATCGAAGGGGTCACGCGGAAGTATATCAACCGCGGCACCATCACGATCAACCTGCGAATCAAGCAGGACGTCACCGCCGACAAGTACCGCATCGATACGGCCGTGCTGGAAAGCTACATGCAGCAGATCCACCAGCTGGGTGCGAAGGTGGGGCTTTCGGAAACGCCCCATATCGATTCGGTGCTGCAGTTGCCTGGTGTCGTGCAAGAGAACACCGATACCGACGACGAGCAGTTCAATGCCTGGCCAGTGATTGAAAAGACACTGAAGGCCGCCCTCGAGAAGTTCGACACCATGCGTCGCGCCGAGGGAGAAAACACAACCAAAGATCTTCGCGAGAACCTGGCGATGATCGCCTCGCACCTGGAAACGATCGAGGCCAAGTCGCCACGGGTGGTCGACGGCTATCGAGACCGCATGACCGAGCGCGTGAACAAGGTCCTGGAAGAATTCGACGTGACGGTTGACCCGGCGACGCTTCTTCGCGAAGTGGCGATCTTCACCGATCGCGTGAACATCTCCGAAGAGATCGTCCGGCTCAAAAGCCACCTGGGTCAGTTTGAAAAGTTCCTCACGCAGGAAGAGTCGGCCGGGCGAAAGCTCGACTTTCTAACGCAGGAAATTTTCCGCGAGACCAACACGATCGGCTCGAAGGCCAACGACGCGGAGATCGCTCGGGGCGTGGTCGAAATGAAGACCGCCATCGAGAAGATCCGAGAGCAAATCCAAAACATCGAATAA
- the gmk gene encoding guanylate kinase codes for MTASTPGNLVILSGPSGVGKSTVVRKLLALGQPPIELSVSATTREPRAGEQDGIDYHFLPKEDFQRRIEADEFLEYVEVFRKGHLYGTLRSEVEARLSQGISVLLEIDVEGAAKVAQKYPEAVTIFLSPESAEELERRLRDRGTETEEAIQRRLETAKREMEASAWYRHHVTNKLGAADQTAAQLADIIRQEKEERCSKN; via the coding sequence ATGACAGCAAGCACACCAGGCAACTTGGTCATCCTGTCCGGGCCTTCAGGCGTTGGCAAATCGACCGTGGTGCGCAAGCTGTTGGCATTGGGTCAGCCGCCCATCGAACTGAGTGTTTCCGCCACGACCCGCGAGCCGAGAGCCGGAGAGCAGGATGGTATCGACTATCACTTCCTGCCCAAGGAAGACTTTCAGCGGCGGATCGAGGCTGACGAATTCCTGGAGTATGTCGAGGTCTTTCGCAAAGGGCACCTGTACGGAACCCTTCGCAGCGAAGTCGAGGCCCGGCTCAGCCAGGGGATTTCGGTTCTATTGGAAATCGACGTCGAGGGAGCCGCCAAGGTGGCCCAGAAGTACCCCGAAGCCGTCACCATTTTCCTGAGTCCCGAGTCGGCCGAAGAATTGGAACGCCGGCTACGCGACCGAGGCACCGAAACAGAAGAAGCCATCCAGCGGCGGCTGGAAACGGCCAAGAGAGAGATGGAAGCGTCCGCGTGGTATCGTCACCACGTGACCAACAAACTTGGCGCCGCCGACCAAACCGCCGCACAACTTGCAGACATTATCCGTCAGGAAAAGGAGGAGCGATGCTCGAAGAACTGA
- a CDS encoding DNA-directed RNA polymerase subunit omega gives MLEELKEEFIIKKVGGRFKLSTLIQKRLVALNAGSRPLVDMNSDNKMEIVLEEIKQDKIFLDTSNELRTAADGDVMIKSFDAMMSDEL, from the coding sequence ATGCTCGAAGAACTGAAAGAAGAATTCATCATCAAGAAGGTGGGTGGCCGCTTTAAGCTGTCGACCCTGATCCAGAAGCGCCTGGTGGCCTTGAACGCCGGCAGCCGTCCGCTGGTCGATATGAACTCGGACAACAAGATGGAAATCGTCCTGGAAGAGATCAAGCAGGACAAGATCTTCCTCGACACCTCGAACGAACTGCGCACCGCCGCTGACGGCGACGTGATGATCAAGTCGTTCGATGCCATGATGAGCGACGAACTGTGA
- a CDS encoding flavoprotein has protein sequence MSQRKVIIGVTGGIAAYKTAALVSQLVKADVDVTVVMTHASHHFVGASTLTALSGKRVHTELFDEAMPLGAHIELARRANLLCIVPASADFMAKAAQGLADDLLSTLYLAFTGDVMMCPAMNKEMWAHPAVQRNVQQLAEDGVQMIGPDSGWQSCRVEGTGRMTEPVEIFQAIEKHFLVG, from the coding sequence GTGAGCCAGCGCAAGGTCATCATCGGCGTCACCGGCGGGATCGCCGCCTACAAGACGGCCGCTTTGGTCAGCCAATTGGTCAAAGCGGACGTCGACGTCACCGTGGTGATGACCCACGCCTCCCATCATTTTGTCGGCGCGTCAACGCTTACCGCGCTGTCCGGGAAGCGCGTGCACACAGAACTCTTTGACGAGGCCATGCCGCTAGGCGCGCACATCGAACTGGCGCGCCGGGCGAATCTTTTATGCATTGTGCCCGCCTCGGCTGACTTCATGGCCAAGGCTGCCCAAGGCCTGGCCGACGACCTATTGAGCACGCTCTACCTGGCGTTCACCGGCGACGTGATGATGTGCCCCGCGATGAACAAAGAGATGTGGGCTCACCCAGCCGTTCAGCGGAACGTGCAGCAGCTAGCCGAAGATGGCGTACAGATGATCGGCCCCGATAGCGGCTGGCAAAGCTGCCGGGTGGAAGGAACCGGGCGAATGACCGAGCCGGTGGAGATCTTCCAGGCGATTGAGAAACACTTCTTAGTCGGTTAG
- a CDS encoding DUF6800 family protein, with the protein MPVINERHQELKRRRHRKKVYAKFKAKLAKNPSNDEKRKMAGKLRKLTPAAEELIQRWNLES; encoded by the coding sequence GTGCCGGTTATTAACGAGCGCCATCAGGAGTTGAAGCGTCGACGTCATCGCAAGAAGGTTTACGCTAAGTTCAAGGCCAAGTTGGCAAAGAATCCATCCAACGACGAAAAGCGCAAAATGGCCGGCAAGCTCCGCAAGCTGACCCCTGCTGCGGAAGAATTGATCCAGCGCTGGAACCTGGAGTCCTAA
- a CDS encoding platelet-activating factor acetylhydrolase IB subunit, which yields MRCFACLMLSLVLAIPAVAQDTATKEPIEALKPVPRDGWWVKRHEEKLKAIEDADNIDVVFIGDSITHGWEGAGKQTWEENFAKWSPLNLGYGGDRTEHVLWRFEHGELDGYNPKVAVIMIGTNNTGHRKEKSEDTAAGVTAIVEKLHEKHPETKVLLLAIFPRGAKTEDQLRKLNDGANAILEKTMKDKDYVTFLNINDVFLTEDGTLPKEIMPDLLHPKEKGYQLWADAVTPKIKELLGE from the coding sequence ATGCGCTGTTTTGCCTGTTTGATGCTTTCCCTCGTGCTGGCCATACCCGCCGTGGCGCAAGATACCGCGACCAAAGAACCAATCGAAGCTTTGAAGCCAGTGCCGCGTGACGGCTGGTGGGTCAAGCGTCATGAAGAAAAGCTGAAAGCAATTGAAGACGCCGACAACATCGACGTCGTCTTCATTGGCGATTCGATCACCCACGGGTGGGAAGGCGCCGGCAAGCAGACTTGGGAAGAGAACTTCGCGAAGTGGAGCCCGCTGAACCTGGGTTACGGCGGCGACCGGACCGAGCACGTCCTGTGGCGTTTCGAGCATGGGGAACTGGATGGCTACAATCCAAAAGTAGCCGTCATCATGATCGGCACCAACAACACCGGCCATCGCAAAGAAAAGTCGGAAGATACCGCGGCCGGCGTGACCGCGATTGTCGAGAAGCTGCACGAGAAGCACCCGGAAACCAAGGTCCTGCTGCTGGCGATCTTCCCACGCGGTGCCAAGACCGAAGATCAACTCCGTAAGCTGAACGACGGCGCCAACGCCATTCTCGAGAAGACGATGAAGGACAAAGACTACGTCACCTTCCTGAACATCAACGACGTCTTCCTGACCGAAGATGGCACGCTGCCCAAGGAAATCATGCCGGACCTCTTGCACCCGAAAGAGAAGGGTTACCAGCTGTGGGCCGACGCCGTCACGCCGAAAATCAAAGAACTTCTCGGCGAATAA
- a CDS encoding alpha/beta hydrolase, with translation MRFVLPLLTLAVIAPLVAAEEPSLGDKQVAAYFKAETARIANAPLAGVDSLEAWEAKKEGYRQKLKEMLGLDPWPEKTDLQVTTTGAIERDGIVVEKLHFQSRPGLYVTGNLYRPAKVEGKLPAVLYVCGHGRVKRDGISYGNKAHYQHHGAWFARHGFVCLTIDSLELGEIEGKHKGLYNDAHPWWTNRGYTPAGVEAWNCVRAIDLLQSREEVDPEKIGVTGRSGGGAYSWCIAAIDERIKVAVPVAGITDLEDHVVNGVVSGHCDCMYWVNTYGFDYTLLPALIAPRPLMIANTDYDPIFPLEGVERTHLAARKIYQLYGKAPNLALTILPGGHADTQPLRIPAFYWLRKHLQGEAPEVTDVATRKFEVEELKVLDKIPEDEINTKIEETFVAAAEPANVPSTRAEWEQMSGKWKQQLLEKSFGGWPESGKSGIRLDGLSELKKWMAYTDCEFFPQKNVSLPMLVFRAKRAEGTTFPNGKLIVVDDAGWKKWTEIAAGTGEDFPIANADNYDTIFVLAPRGIGPTQWTQETKPEIQLRRRYLLLGQSHDAMQVWDIRRAAEEILRSTSTEHVDVEASGKMAALVVYAAIFEPAIGDLTLHNPPADHREGPYFMNVRRFMNMREAMAMASNSLDTPRSVNLISDTPELIDYSNQVKKKINVPVGLPIENQPARLKR, from the coding sequence ATGCGTTTCGTGCTTCCCCTGCTTACTCTGGCAGTTATTGCCCCGTTGGTCGCTGCGGAAGAACCTTCCCTTGGTGACAAGCAAGTCGCAGCCTATTTCAAAGCCGAAACGGCACGCATCGCGAATGCTCCGCTAGCCGGGGTCGACTCGCTGGAAGCCTGGGAGGCAAAAAAGGAGGGATACCGACAGAAGCTCAAAGAGATGCTCGGGCTCGATCCATGGCCTGAAAAGACCGACCTGCAAGTCACTACTACCGGCGCCATCGAGCGTGACGGGATCGTCGTCGAGAAACTTCACTTCCAATCACGCCCCGGGCTATACGTAACCGGGAATCTGTATCGCCCAGCAAAGGTCGAAGGCAAGCTGCCGGCCGTGCTTTACGTATGCGGCCATGGCCGGGTGAAGAGGGATGGCATCAGCTATGGCAACAAAGCCCACTATCAACATCACGGAGCCTGGTTTGCCCGGCATGGGTTTGTGTGCCTGACGATCGATTCACTCGAACTGGGCGAAATCGAAGGGAAGCACAAAGGTCTCTACAACGACGCCCATCCATGGTGGACCAATCGCGGGTACACGCCGGCCGGGGTCGAAGCCTGGAACTGCGTTCGGGCGATCGATCTGCTGCAATCTCGCGAGGAGGTCGACCCCGAAAAAATCGGCGTCACCGGTCGCAGTGGCGGCGGTGCTTACAGCTGGTGTATCGCCGCGATCGACGAGCGAATCAAGGTCGCCGTTCCGGTTGCCGGTATTACCGACCTCGAAGATCACGTGGTCAACGGTGTGGTCTCGGGGCACTGCGACTGCATGTACTGGGTCAACACCTATGGCTTCGATTACACCTTGCTGCCGGCGCTGATCGCGCCGCGCCCACTGATGATCGCCAATACCGACTACGACCCGATCTTCCCGCTGGAAGGAGTCGAACGGACGCATCTCGCGGCGCGGAAGATTTACCAGCTGTATGGCAAAGCACCCAACTTGGCGCTGACGATCCTGCCAGGAGGGCATGCCGATACCCAGCCACTGCGCATCCCGGCTTTCTATTGGTTGCGAAAGCATCTGCAAGGAGAGGCTCCGGAAGTCACCGACGTCGCCACCCGGAAGTTTGAAGTGGAAGAGCTGAAGGTCCTCGACAAGATTCCCGAAGATGAGATCAACACGAAGATCGAAGAGACCTTCGTGGCGGCGGCCGAACCGGCGAACGTGCCGTCAACGCGTGCCGAGTGGGAGCAGATGTCCGGTAAGTGGAAGCAGCAGCTCCTGGAGAAGTCCTTCGGCGGATGGCCCGAGTCTGGAAAATCAGGAATTCGCCTCGATGGACTTTCCGAGCTTAAGAAGTGGATGGCCTACACCGACTGCGAGTTTTTCCCCCAGAAGAATGTCTCGCTTCCCATGCTTGTCTTTAGGGCGAAGCGTGCCGAGGGCACCACTTTCCCTAATGGCAAGCTCATCGTCGTCGACGACGCAGGCTGGAAAAAATGGACGGAGATCGCTGCAGGAACCGGTGAGGATTTTCCGATTGCCAATGCGGATAATTACGATACCATTTTCGTCTTGGCACCTCGTGGCATCGGTCCCACGCAATGGACTCAAGAAACCAAGCCCGAAATCCAGTTGCGTCGTCGGTACCTGCTCTTGGGACAATCACACGATGCGATGCAAGTTTGGGACATACGCCGAGCGGCGGAAGAGATTCTCCGCTCGACCTCGACGGAACACGTCGATGTCGAAGCCAGTGGCAAGATGGCAGCACTGGTCGTCTACGCCGCCATCTTCGAGCCCGCGATTGGCGATTTAACCCTGCACAACCCGCCAGCCGATCACCGCGAAGGCCCCTATTTCATGAACGTGCGACGATTCATGAATATGCGTGAAGCCATGGCGATGGCATCGAATTCCTTAGATACTCCACGGTCAGTCAACCTTATTTCGGATACGCCGGAATTAATTGACTATTCCAATCAGGTGAAGAAGAAGATCAACGTGCCGGTTGGCTTGCCGATCGAAAACCAACCGGCTCGTTTGAAGCGTTAA